A stretch of DNA from Thermodesulfobacteriota bacterium:
ACCGTTGTCCGTAAGGACCTGAAAAGCCTTTTTCGGTGAACCGCCAACGGTCAACGGTGAACGGTTACTGATACGCCGCTCTCACTACTTCCCCAAAACCTTCTTGACCTGGCCGATCTTTTCCTGAACTTTGCCGGCCATCTTCTCACCGGTACCTTCGGCTTCCAACTTTGGATTGTCGCTTAGCTTCCCGGCGACCTCCTTGATCTTACCCTTCATTTGGTGAAACGTGCCTTCCGCCTGGTCCTTCGTGCTGGATTTCATGGTATTTCTCCTTCGCCTATTTCACGATCAGATTATTCTTTACGGATTTGACCC
This window harbors:
- a CDS encoding CsbD family protein; the protein is MKSSTKDQAEGTFHQMKGKIKEVAGKLSDNPKLEAEGTGEKMAGKVQEKIGQVKKVLGK